One window of the Seriola aureovittata isolate HTS-2021-v1 ecotype China chromosome 22, ASM2101889v1, whole genome shotgun sequence genome contains the following:
- the mest gene encoding mesoderm-specific transcript homolog protein: MREWWIHVGLICIPLVAVYLHIPPPQLSPALQKWHNAGEVFHFRGRKIFYRDSYGALGSSDIVILLHGFPTSSYDWNKIWEPLTQRFHRVIALDFLGFGFSDKPRPHRYSIFEQASVVEALVSNLGLSNQRVNLVSHDYGDTVALELLYRSDQNRTGHLTFNSLCLSNGGIFPETHYPRLLQTLLKDSSFLAPLLTRLTNYMIFQKGIGEVFGPYTQPTDAEFWDMWTGLRYNDGNLVLDSILQYINQRLKHRERWVGALTSTFVPLHMIYGPLDPVNPHPQFIRVYQQLVQRSTVTILDEHISHYPQLEDPTGFLNAYFNFIHSF, from the exons ATGAGGGAGTGGTGGATTCATGTGGGTTTGATCTGCATCCCGCTGGTGGCCGTCTACCTGCACATCCCGCCCCCTCAGCTCTCACCAGCCCTACAGAAGTGGCACAATGCCGGAGAGGTGTTCCACTTCAGAGGCAGGAAGATCTTCTACAGAG ACTCCTATGGTGCTCTTGGAAGCTCTGACATTGTCATTCTGCTCCACGGCTTCCCCACCTCCAGCTACGACTGGAACAAG ATCTGGGAGCCGCTCACACAGCGCTTCCATCGAGTCATTGCCCTGGACTTCCTGGGGTTTGGCTTCAGCGACAAGCCA CGACCACACAGGTACTCCATCTTTGAGCAGGCCAGTGTGGTGGAGGCGCTGGTATCCAACTTGGGTCTGAGCAACCAGCGAGTCAACCTGGTGTCCCACGACTACGGCGACACCGTGGCCCTGGAGCTGCtctacag GAGTGACCAAAATCGCACAGGTCACCTGACCTTTAACAGCCTGTGTCTTTCCAACGGAG GCATATTCCCAGAAACACACTACCCACGGCTGCTGCAGACG CTTCTGAAGGACTCCAGTTTTCTGGCTCCGCTCCTGACTCGTCTCACCAACTATATGATCTTCCAAAAGGG GATCGGGGAAGTGTTCGGTCCGTACACGCAGCCCACAGACGCTGAGTTCTGGGACATGTGGACGGGTTTGCGCTACAATGATGGCAACCTAGTTttggacag TATTCTCCAGTACATCAACCAGAGATTGAAACACAGAGAGCGGTGGGTGGGTGCGCTCACTTCCACCTTCGTCCCAC TGCACATGATCTACGGACCCCTGGACCCGGTCAACCCCCATCCTCAGTTCATCCGTGTTTACCA GCAGCTGGTCCAGAGGTCGACAGTCACCATTTTGGATGAACACATCAGTCACTACCCTCAGCTGGAGGATCCCACTGGCTTCCTCAATgcatatttcaattttattcacTCTTTCTGA